The following nucleotide sequence is from Streptomyces bathyalis.
CTGCGAGCGGGCCCAGCAGATGGGCCGGTACGGCGCCGAAGGCCAGCGGCGCGATCATCACCGAGGTGCCGACCATGCGCCAGCGCGCGGTCGAGGAGGACAGCCCGGACTTGAGCCAGTCGAGTTGCCTGCGTCCGGTGATGGTGCGCTCGGGGTCGTCGATCACGTCGCCGTCGCCGATGGACGCCTGCTGGTCGCGGAACGAGCGCAGGTCGAGCAGATGCAGATCGGCGAGGCGTCCGAAGCGCAGGCGCCGGTACGTGGTGCCCTCCGTGGAGGGCCGGACCGGCATCCACTCGAAGTAGGCCTGTTTCGCGGCCCGTTGGCGTTCGGCCCACTCACCCTCTCCGCCGGGGGTGTGGTTCTCCGCGCCGCCGGACCAGGTGTCGTTGGCGATCTCGTGGTCGTCCCACATGGCGATGAGCGGGTGGGCCGCGTGCATCGCCCGCAGGTCGGGATCGAGCTTGTGGTGGGCGTGCCGTGCGCGGTAGTCGGCGAGGGTGATCGTCTCGTGCTCGGGCTGGACGGTACGGAGGGCCTTCCCCTGCAGGGGGTACTCCTCGTGCCCGTACTCGTAGATGTAGTCGCCCAGGTGCAGCACGGCGTGGAGATCCTCGCGGGCGGCCAGATGCCGGTACGAGGCGAAGTAGCCGGCCTCGTAGCTCGCACAGGACACCACGCCGAAGCGCAGGTTGGCGGTGTCGGCCTCCTCGGCGGGGGCCGTACGGGTCCGGGCGGCGGGGGAGTTCACGCCACCGGCGCCGAACCGGAACCAGTAGGCGGTGTCGGCGGCCAGTCCGCGTACGTCCGCCTTGACGGTGTGGTCGGTGGCGGCTTCGGCCTTGACGGTGCCGTGAGCGACGACCTTGCCGAAGCCCTCGTCCTCCGCGACCTCCCAAGTGACCGTGACGGGCTCGCCCTTGCCCGATCCGGGGACGGCGTCCGCGGTGGGAGTGACCCGTGTCCACAGCAGGATGCCGTCGGGCAACGGGTCGCCCGAGGCGACGCCGTGGAGGAACGAGGGGCCTTCGGCGGCGTGCGCGCTGGGAGTCGCGCCGACGAGGGGGAGGAGGGCCGCGGAGGCGGCGGTGGCCG
It contains:
- a CDS encoding alkaline phosphatase D family protein; its protein translation is MTNTHGESPTSAPAERPSSGHPRRRTVVAATAASAALLPLVGATPSAHAAEGPSFLHGVASGDPLPDGILLWTRVTPTADAVPGSGKGEPVTVTWEVAEDEGFGKVVAHGTVKAEAATDHTVKADVRGLAADTAYWFRFGAGGVNSPAARTRTAPAEEADTANLRFGVVSCASYEAGYFASYRHLAAREDLHAVLHLGDYIYEYGHEEYPLQGKALRTVQPEHETITLADYRARHAHHKLDPDLRAMHAAHPLIAMWDDHEIANDTWSGGAENHTPGGEGEWAERQRAAKQAYFEWMPVRPSTEGTTYRRLRFGRLADLHLLDLRSFRDQQASIGDGDVIDDPERTITGRRQLDWLKSGLSSSTARWRMVGTSVMIAPLAFGAVPAHLLGPLAELIGIPKEGLALNVDQWDGYTDDRRELLAHLRDQRIGNTVFLTGDIHMAFANDVPVKAATYPGDAPVATEFVVTSVTSDNLDDIINAAPDTVSSVAEAAIKATNRHVRWLDMDSHGYGVLDIDAERAHMDYFVLSDKTDQGATSEVRRSYRTLSGSQRLEEADGPLGT